A section of the Metabacillus endolithicus genome encodes:
- the mtnA gene encoding S-methyl-5-thioribose-1-phosphate isomerase produces MLNENFVIPRSVIWKEDYVSLLNQQKIPQVTEYLELRNIEDVWEAIQSLKVRGAPAIGITAAYGLALAALQDQSKSLQEFHQNLQKSHDYLASSRPTAVNLFWALDRLMKSVSNAQTIDEAKSTILKEAILIEKEDEQVCQLIGEHALSLFKDGDRIMTICNAGSIATAKYGTALAPFYLAKEKNINLSVYACETRPVLQGARLTTWELMQAGVDVTLITDNMAAHTIKSKDITAIIVGADRIAANGDTANKIGTFNLALLAKSFNIPFYVAAPLSTFDPSITDGDQIPIEERNPEEVTQINGIQVAPKDVKVFNPAFDVTPNELIAGIITEKGMITGEYKEEIKKLFSN; encoded by the coding sequence ATGTTAAACGAAAATTTTGTCATTCCTCGTTCCGTCATCTGGAAGGAAGATTATGTCTCTTTATTAAACCAACAAAAAATTCCACAAGTAACGGAATACCTTGAATTAAGAAACATTGAAGATGTGTGGGAAGCTATTCAATCTTTAAAAGTTCGAGGTGCCCCAGCTATCGGAATAACTGCTGCATACGGTTTGGCTCTGGCAGCTTTGCAGGATCAATCAAAATCACTTCAGGAGTTTCACCAAAATTTACAGAAAAGTCATGATTATCTCGCAAGTTCAAGACCAACTGCTGTAAACTTATTTTGGGCACTAGATCGGCTTATGAAAAGTGTGTCAAATGCTCAAACAATAGATGAAGCAAAATCAACAATCCTTAAAGAAGCCATCTTAATTGAAAAAGAAGATGAACAGGTTTGTCAATTAATTGGTGAACATGCATTGAGCCTTTTCAAAGATGGAGACAGAATTATGACGATTTGCAATGCAGGATCAATAGCAACTGCAAAGTATGGTACAGCACTTGCTCCTTTTTACTTAGCAAAAGAGAAAAATATTAACTTAAGTGTTTACGCATGTGAAACGAGGCCTGTCTTACAAGGAGCACGTCTAACTACTTGGGAGCTTATGCAAGCAGGTGTTGATGTTACACTTATAACTGATAATATGGCAGCACATACGATAAAGTCCAAGGACATTACTGCAATTATTGTTGGAGCAGACCGTATTGCAGCAAACGGTGATACAGCAAATAAAATTGGAACATTTAATTTAGCACTTTTAGCAAAATCATTTAACATTCCATTTTATGTTGCTGCACCTCTATCTACATTTGATCCCTCTATTACTGATGGAGATCAAATCCCGATTGAGGAACGCAATCCAGAAGAGGTTACTCAGATTAACGGCATTCAAGTTGCCCCAAAAGATGTGAAAGTGTTTAATCCTGCTTTTGATGTAACTCCTAATGAATTGATCGCAGGGATC
- a CDS encoding carbon-nitrogen family hydrolase: MKPIIACIQLDIKFGDPDFNYQQVEEKVALAVEQENPNIIVLPELWTTGYDLTRLDEIADHDGEKTKTFLSNLAKKYNVHFVGGSIAKKSKDSVTNTMYIVDNSGKFIHEYSKLHLFKLMDEHHFLVSGTEKGLFEIGGLKSAGVICYDIRFPEWIRAHTTKGAEVLFVVAEWPMPRLHHWKTLLLSRAIENQCYVVACNRAGSDPNNEFAGHSLIIDPWGEIVAEANEKAGIISAEIDAEVVKKVRSQIPIFDDRLPQYYQ, from the coding sequence ATGAAACCTATCATTGCATGTATTCAACTTGATATTAAATTTGGTGATCCTGACTTTAATTATCAACAAGTAGAAGAAAAAGTAGCATTAGCAGTCGAACAAGAGAATCCGAACATCATTGTCCTTCCTGAACTTTGGACAACTGGCTATGATTTAACCCGACTAGATGAAATTGCTGATCATGATGGCGAAAAAACAAAAACATTCCTAAGTAACTTAGCAAAAAAATATAATGTTCACTTTGTAGGTGGCTCTATTGCAAAAAAAAGCAAGGATAGCGTGACAAATACGATGTATATTGTGGACAATAGCGGAAAGTTTATCCATGAATATAGCAAGCTTCACTTATTTAAGCTCATGGATGAACATCATTTTTTAGTTTCGGGAACTGAAAAAGGGTTGTTTGAAATAGGTGGACTGAAAAGTGCAGGAGTTATTTGCTACGATATCCGTTTCCCAGAATGGATACGCGCTCATACAACAAAAGGTGCAGAAGTATTATTTGTTGTTGCTGAGTGGCCTATGCCAAGACTTCATCATTGGAAAACACTATTGCTAAGCAGAGCCATTGAAAATCAATGTTATGTTGTTGCATGTAACCGTGCTGGGTCTGATCCTAATAATGAATTTGCAGGACATTCTCTCATCATTGATCCATGGGGAGAGATCGTAGCTGAAGCAAACGAAAAAGCCGGAATAATCTCAGCCGAAATAGACGCTGAAGTTGTCAAAAAGGTACGTAGTCAAATACCAATCTTTGACGACCGTCTACCACAATATTATCAATAA
- a CDS encoding pyridoxal phosphate-dependent aminotransferase — protein sequence MKVFEQSHLLNTLPKQFFASLVAKVNTIVEKGHDVINLGQGNPDQPTPEHIVRAMEEAVRNPQYHKYSPFRGQTFLKEAVATFYKREYGVEVDPASEVAILFGGKAGLVEVPQCLLNPDDVVLVPDPGYPDYWSGVELARAKMEVMPLLSENQFLPDYKSLSRDAVEKAKLMFLNYPNNPTGATANESFFDETVSFAKENDICVVHDFAYGAIGFDGKRPISFLQTTGAKDIGIEIYTFSKTYNMAGWRIGFAVGNPSVIEAINLLQDHMYVSVFSAIQEAAAHALLSPQTCVEELNARYESRRNALITAVREIGWDVLAPSGSFFAWLPVPKQFDSSEEFSDFLLQHAHVVVAPGVGFGEYGEGYVRVGLLTSEDRLREAAQRIKALNLF from the coding sequence ATGAAAGTTTTTGAGCAATCCCATTTATTAAATACATTACCAAAGCAATTTTTTGCCAGTCTTGTTGCGAAAGTAAATACAATTGTCGAGAAGGGACATGATGTTATTAACTTAGGACAGGGTAACCCTGATCAACCAACACCAGAACATATCGTTCGGGCAATGGAGGAAGCTGTTAGAAATCCTCAATATCACAAATATTCGCCATTTCGTGGTCAAACGTTCTTAAAGGAAGCTGTTGCAACCTTTTACAAAAGAGAGTACGGAGTGGAGGTAGATCCTGCTAGTGAAGTAGCGATTCTATTTGGAGGAAAAGCTGGGTTAGTTGAGGTTCCTCAATGCTTGTTAAATCCCGATGATGTTGTGCTTGTACCAGACCCTGGATACCCGGATTATTGGTCAGGAGTTGAATTGGCACGTGCTAAAATGGAAGTAATGCCTTTATTAAGCGAAAATCAGTTCCTACCAGATTACAAGAGCTTGTCTAGAGATGCTGTAGAAAAGGCGAAACTTATGTTTTTGAATTATCCTAATAATCCAACTGGTGCAACGGCAAATGAAAGTTTCTTTGATGAAACAGTTTCATTTGCAAAAGAAAATGATATCTGTGTGGTTCATGATTTTGCATATGGAGCAATTGGTTTTGATGGAAAAAGGCCGATTAGCTTTTTACAAACAACAGGTGCTAAAGACATTGGTATTGAAATTTACACATTTTCCAAAACTTATAATATGGCTGGTTGGAGAATTGGTTTTGCTGTTGGAAATCCTTCTGTTATTGAAGCTATAAATTTATTGCAAGATCATATGTATGTAAGTGTATTTAGTGCAATTCAAGAAGCAGCTGCACATGCGTTACTTAGTCCGCAAACATGTGTTGAAGAACTAAATGCACGTTACGAATCTCGTAGAAATGCTCTCATTACAGCTGTTCGTGAGATCGGTTGGGATGTTTTGGCGCCGTCAGGATCGTTTTTTGCTTGGTTGCCGGTTCCTAAACAATTCGATTCTTCTGAAGAGTTTTCCGATTTTCTGCTTCAACATGCACATGTCGTTGTTGCACCTGGAGTAGGTTTTGGTGAATATGGTGAGGGATATGTTAGAGTTGGTTTATTAACTTCTGAGGACCGGCTTAGAGAAGCTGCTCAGAGAATTAAAGCTCTTAATCTTTTTTAA
- the mtnW gene encoding 2,3-diketo-5-methylthiopentyl-1-phosphate enolase: protein MSEVIATYLVHDAKGDLHKKAEGIALGLTVGSWTDLPLLEQEQLKAHKGRVLEVSQLESCDKTNQFLGKNVTKGIIKIAYPSINYSHDLPAILTTVFGKLSLDGEVKLLDLEFSEDVKASFPGPKFGVQGIRELVGVYDRPLLMSIFKGVIGRDLQYLKDQLRQQVLGGVDLVKDDEILFDNPLTPFGERILAGKEVLNQVFQETGHKALYAVNLSGKTFDLKDKAKKASELGANVLLFNVFAYGLDVLQSLAEDPDINVPIMAHPAVSGASTASSLYGFSSSLLLGKLLRKSGADFSLFPSPYGSVALDRKEALGIAENCLKKESFKQSFPVPSAGIHPGLVPLLMNDFGKDSIINAGGGVHGHPNGAIGGGQAFRSAIDATLAGTSLTEAANVHEDLKLAIDLWGVKEVSK from the coding sequence GTGAGTGAAGTCATTGCTACATATCTTGTACACGATGCTAAAGGAGACTTACATAAAAAAGCAGAAGGAATTGCTTTAGGGTTAACGGTTGGTTCCTGGACAGATCTTCCATTGCTTGAACAGGAGCAACTTAAAGCTCATAAAGGTCGTGTTCTAGAGGTCAGTCAGCTAGAATCTTGTGATAAAACAAATCAATTTTTAGGAAAAAACGTAACAAAAGGAATAATTAAAATTGCTTATCCGAGCATAAATTATAGTCATGATCTCCCAGCCATATTAACAACTGTTTTCGGAAAACTATCTCTAGACGGTGAAGTAAAATTACTTGATTTAGAGTTCTCGGAAGATGTGAAAGCTTCGTTTCCGGGTCCAAAATTTGGTGTACAAGGAATTCGGGAATTAGTCGGTGTCTATGATCGCCCTTTATTAATGAGTATTTTTAAGGGTGTAATTGGGCGTGACTTACAATACTTAAAAGATCAGTTAAGACAGCAAGTTTTAGGTGGGGTTGATTTAGTAAAAGACGATGAAATTCTGTTTGATAATCCATTAACTCCATTCGGGGAGCGAATTCTTGCTGGTAAAGAGGTATTAAACCAGGTGTTTCAAGAAACTGGACATAAAGCTTTATATGCTGTTAATTTGTCTGGTAAAACATTTGATCTTAAAGATAAAGCTAAAAAAGCTTCAGAGCTTGGTGCAAATGTTTTGTTGTTTAACGTATTTGCATACGGGTTAGATGTATTACAAAGCTTAGCAGAGGATCCGGATATAAACGTACCTATTATGGCTCACCCTGCTGTGAGTGGAGCTTCTACTGCGTCCAGCTTATATGGATTTTCAAGTTCACTTTTACTAGGTAAGCTATTACGAAAATCTGGTGCAGATTTCTCTTTATTCCCTTCTCCATATGGAAGTGTAGCATTAGATCGAAAAGAAGCCTTAGGTATTGCAGAAAATTGTTTGAAGAAAGAATCATTTAAGCAATCGTTTCCAGTTCCTTCAGCCGGAATTCATCCAGGCTTAGTTCCGTTACTTATGAATGATTTCGGTAAAGATTCAATAATAAATGCAGGCGGTGGTGTTCATGGTCATCCAAATGGAGCAATTGGCGGTGGACAAGCATTCCGTTCAGCAATCGACGCAACTCTAGCAGGTACTTCTTTAACAGAAGCAGCGAATGTACACGAAGATCTCAAACTTGCTATAGATCTTTGGGGTGTCAAAGAGGTGAGTAAATGA
- a CDS encoding 2-hydroxy-3-keto-5-methylthiopentenyl-1-phosphate phosphatase → MSNRVIICDFDGTITETDNIIAIMKRFAPPEWDALKNGVLSQEISIQEGVGKMFQLLPSSSKDEIVKYILDHAEIRSGFRDFVQFTKDKNIPLYIVSGGIDFFVYPLLEGLIEEEQIYCNKANFSNDHIQIEWPYSCDKSCTNDCGCCKTSLIRKLTKSNQEKIVIGDSITDLQAAKLADYVIARDLLLEKCQDLHLPHQSFITFFDVINILENLEEVRA, encoded by the coding sequence ATGAGTAATCGAGTAATTATATGTGATTTTGATGGGACGATTACAGAGACTGATAATATTATTGCAATTATGAAAAGATTTGCTCCACCAGAATGGGATGCTTTAAAAAATGGTGTATTATCGCAAGAAATCTCTATTCAGGAGGGTGTTGGGAAAATGTTTCAATTACTACCATCTTCTTCTAAAGACGAAATTGTGAAATACATTTTAGATCATGCAGAAATTCGTTCTGGATTTAGGGATTTTGTTCAATTTACCAAAGATAAAAATATTCCTCTTTATATTGTTAGTGGAGGAATTGATTTTTTTGTTTATCCTTTACTTGAAGGTTTAATAGAGGAAGAACAAATTTATTGCAATAAGGCGAATTTCAGTAATGATCATATACAAATAGAATGGCCTTATAGTTGTGATAAATCTTGTACAAATGATTGCGGTTGCTGTAAGACTTCACTTATCCGCAAGCTAACAAAGTCTAATCAAGAGAAAATTGTAATTGGAGATTCTATAACAGACCTTCAAGCTGCAAAACTAGCAGATTATGTAATAGCAAGGGATTTGCTATTGGAAAAATGTCAGGATCTTCATTTGCCTCATCAGTCCTTTATAACTTTTTTTGATGTGATTAATATCTTAGAAAATCTTGAGGAGGTGAGGGCATGA
- a CDS encoding methylthioribulose 1-phosphate dehydratase, translating to MTMINQRWEELADIKRVLAKRDWFPGTSGNLAIKVSDEPIEFLVTASGKDKTKETDEDFLLVDREGKPVKDTHLKPSAETLLHVEIFNKTKAGCSLHVHTVDNNIISELYGDKGKITFRGQEIIKAYGLWDEDAEFTIPIIYNYAHIPTLAESFSEFVKEDAGAVLIRNHGITAWGRDALEAKKYLEASEFLFSYHLKLLTLKAVLV from the coding sequence ATGACCATGATCAACCAGCGCTGGGAGGAATTAGCTGACATAAAGCGGGTGTTAGCGAAAAGAGATTGGTTTCCAGGTACAAGTGGGAATCTTGCGATAAAAGTGAGCGATGAACCTATCGAGTTCCTTGTAACAGCAAGTGGAAAAGATAAGACGAAGGAAACAGATGAGGACTTTTTACTTGTTGATAGAGAAGGAAAGCCAGTTAAGGATACTCACCTAAAGCCTTCTGCAGAAACATTATTACATGTAGAGATATTTAATAAAACAAAAGCTGGTTGCAGCCTTCACGTCCATACAGTTGACAATAATATTATTTCAGAGCTCTACGGTGATAAAGGTAAGATTACATTTAGAGGACAGGAAATTATTAAAGCATATGGCTTATGGGATGAGGATGCTGAATTTACAATCCCAATCATCTATAACTATGCACATATTCCAACTTTAGCGGAGAGCTTCAGTGAGTTTGTAAAAGAAGATGCGGGGGCAGTTCTTATTAGAAATCATGGAATAACCGCATGGGGAAGAGATGCATTAGAAGCGAAGAAATATTTAGAAGCCAGTGAATTTTTATTTTCCTATCATCTGAAGCTGTTAACATTAAAAGCAGTTTTGGTTTAA
- the abc-f gene encoding ribosomal protection-like ABC-F family protein, with product MLTLQARNISKSYGEKQLFTDLTFDIHNNDRIGLVGHNGAGKTTLANIIYGSLEADTGTVHCKHDIKIGYLKQSIEYMMNDIGSLSGEFMEKASELGLKKVQTWEKERMNHLSGGEKLKFSLAEVWSTHPDILILDEPTNHLDLYGINWLVEKLASFHGAVIIISHDRYFLDKTVTRIFDIENSKLTVYDGNYSTFYEKKKKYQEEQLHRYNIQQHEKKRIESQMSQLQQWAGKAHRTMRDQEGFKEFHGVKAKKLDKAIKSKMKRLNKELDKNKIDKPLEEMSVRFQFEGNKKHGKRLIEAKNLSKSFHSRSVFKSSYFYINHGERIGLVGPNGCGKTTFLRMLLGDEPITTGDLSKSPSLKIAYLSQDVADLPLFRTVHETLNLNDKNKLLKARTALANMGIKASKLNQPIHSLSLGERTKVKLTNLLLDEYDLLILDEPTNHLDLASRNQLEQTLSEFPGTILVVSHDYYFLNSVCEKLLVFEEQKIKRIEMTIEEYEVKKQQTKKSNKNQSIEEELLVVNTEISAILGELSLLTPESEKYHELDISFQLLTKRRRELMNR from the coding sequence ATACTTACATTACAAGCAAGAAATATTTCAAAAAGTTATGGTGAAAAACAACTTTTTACGGATCTTACTTTTGATATACACAACAATGACCGAATTGGTCTTGTTGGTCATAATGGAGCAGGAAAGACAACTCTTGCCAATATTATTTACGGAAGCTTAGAAGCTGACACAGGAACTGTTCATTGTAAACATGATATTAAAATTGGATACCTAAAACAATCGATTGAATATATGATGAATGATATTGGTTCTTTATCTGGTGAATTCATGGAAAAAGCAAGTGAGCTAGGATTAAAAAAAGTTCAAACATGGGAAAAGGAACGAATGAATCATTTAAGTGGTGGAGAAAAATTAAAATTTTCGTTAGCCGAAGTATGGTCAACCCATCCAGATATTTTAATCCTAGATGAACCAACCAATCATCTTGATCTGTATGGAATAAATTGGCTTGTTGAAAAGTTAGCATCGTTTCATGGAGCTGTTATCATTATTTCTCATGACCGTTATTTCTTAGATAAAACAGTAACGAGAATATTTGACATCGAAAATAGCAAATTAACTGTTTATGATGGAAATTACTCAACTTTTTATGAAAAAAAGAAAAAATACCAAGAAGAGCAGCTCCACCGTTATAATATTCAACAACATGAAAAGAAACGAATTGAAAGTCAAATGTCTCAATTACAGCAATGGGCAGGCAAGGCTCATCGAACAATGAGAGATCAAGAAGGCTTTAAGGAGTTTCATGGGGTAAAGGCTAAGAAATTAGATAAAGCCATAAAATCTAAAATGAAAAGACTTAATAAAGAGCTGGACAAAAATAAAATAGATAAACCATTAGAAGAAATGAGTGTGAGGTTCCAATTTGAAGGAAATAAAAAACATGGAAAAAGACTGATAGAGGCAAAAAATCTCTCAAAAAGCTTTCATTCGAGATCAGTGTTTAAGAGCAGTTATTTCTATATAAATCATGGAGAAAGAATAGGTCTTGTTGGACCTAATGGCTGTGGCAAAACAACCTTTTTGCGCATGCTCTTAGGTGATGAACCTATTACTACTGGTGACTTGTCAAAGAGTCCATCTCTAAAGATCGCTTATCTTAGTCAAGATGTTGCTGATTTGCCATTATTTCGAACTGTCCATGAGACATTAAACCTCAATGATAAAAATAAATTATTAAAAGCAAGAACTGCTTTAGCAAATATGGGGATTAAGGCAAGTAAGTTAAATCAACCTATTCATAGTCTTAGTTTAGGAGAGCGGACTAAAGTAAAGCTTACAAACCTTTTATTAGATGAATATGATTTACTTATTCTTGACGAACCGACAAATCATTTAGACTTAGCAAGCCGTAATCAACTAGAGCAAACATTATCCGAATTTCCTGGTACAATCCTAGTAGTTTCACATGACTATTACTTTTTAAATTCTGTGTGCGAAAAATTACTTGTTTTTGAAGAACAAAAGATAAAGCGAATAGAAATGACAATTGAAGAATATGAGGTTAAGAAGCAACAAACAAAAAAGAGTAATAAAAATCAATCAATTGAAGAAGAATTACTTGTAGTCAACACTGAGATTTCAGCTATACTTGGTGAATTAAGCTTATTAACTCCAGAATCAGAGAAATATCATGAGCTAGATATTTCCTTCCAGTTACTCACAAAAAGAAGACGTGAGTTAATGAATAGGTAA
- the cbpA gene encoding cyclic di-AMP binding protein CbpA → MKVRYHYVQKADVKYCDISCTVKEAYDYLKETGYRSIPVLKNEGKTFIGFIYKVHLLEHYVEHNGKESDPIEPLVQNQDAYIYEEDSFFKTFLTIRRLPFLAVLNEEKEFSGIITHSNIMDVLEDSFGMKTGGVLLTVGTKEHKGAIKDLVTAVKDINIEGLLTMDNGDKYIRRIILNLSGELSEKKLQKVIKKLEDKEFRVTSVDRIDHK, encoded by the coding sequence TTGAAGGTTAGATATCATTATGTACAGAAAGCAGACGTGAAATATTGTGATATTAGCTGTACAGTAAAAGAAGCATATGATTATTTAAAGGAAACAGGTTACCGTTCTATTCCGGTTTTAAAAAATGAAGGCAAAACTTTTATTGGTTTTATTTATAAAGTACATTTGCTTGAGCATTATGTAGAGCATAATGGTAAAGAAAGTGATCCGATTGAACCGTTAGTGCAGAATCAAGATGCATACATATACGAAGAGGACTCATTTTTTAAGACATTCTTAACGATTCGACGACTTCCATTTTTAGCAGTATTAAATGAAGAGAAAGAATTCTCAGGAATTATTACTCACTCAAATATAATGGATGTCTTGGAAGATTCATTTGGGATGAAAACTGGTGGTGTTCTTCTTACAGTAGGAACTAAGGAGCATAAAGGGGCTATTAAGGATTTAGTAACTGCTGTTAAGGATATTAATATAGAAGGCCTGCTAACAATGGATAATGGTGATAAATATATTAGAAGAATTATTCTAAATTTGTCTGGTGAGTTATCTGAGAAAAAGTTGCAGAAGGTTATTAAAAAATTAGAAGATAAAGAATTCAGAGTTACCTCTGTTGATCGTATTGATCATAAATAG
- a CDS encoding divergent polysaccharide deacetylase family protein has translation MKKCMISLILLLSIPMTTFAQTSSIERQVAIVIDDLGNGMKGTEQILSLPIQLTVAVMPFLPTTKKDANLANEKGHEVIVHLPMEPLHGKKSWLGPGAITTDLSNKEIRKRVNDAIDDVPHAVGMNNHMGSKVTADARVMKIILEVCKERGLYYLDSKTTGKSVVESIAKQLEVPYLENELFFDEQYTTSHITKQANLLMNRIEKDNEIIAIGHVGIAGEKTASVLKQYVPLVKEKAKTVTLSKLFFDPEDITNLE, from the coding sequence ATGAAAAAATGTATGATCAGTTTGATTCTTCTTCTTTCTATACCGATGACAACATTTGCTCAAACTAGCTCCATTGAAAGACAGGTAGCAATAGTTATTGATGACCTAGGGAATGGAATGAAAGGTACTGAACAAATCCTTTCCTTACCTATTCAATTAACAGTAGCGGTTATGCCATTTTTACCTACTACAAAAAAAGATGCAAATCTGGCCAATGAAAAAGGTCATGAGGTAATTGTTCATCTTCCAATGGAACCTTTACATGGAAAAAAGAGCTGGCTTGGGCCCGGAGCCATTACGACAGATTTATCAAATAAAGAAATTAGAAAAAGAGTAAATGATGCAATTGATGATGTCCCCCATGCAGTTGGAATGAACAATCATATGGGCTCTAAAGTTACAGCAGATGCTAGGGTAATGAAAATTATATTAGAGGTATGTAAGGAAAGAGGACTTTATTATCTAGATAGCAAGACCACCGGGAAAAGTGTTGTTGAATCAATTGCAAAACAATTAGAGGTTCCTTACTTGGAGAATGAGCTATTTTTTGATGAACAATATACAACAAGTCACATTACGAAGCAAGCTAATTTACTTATGAATCGGATTGAAAAAGATAATGAAATAATTGCAATAGGACATGTAGGAATAGCTGGGGAAAAAACAGCATCTGTTTTAAAGCAATATGTGCCCTTAGTGAAAGAAAAAGCAAAAACGGTTACACTTTCAAAATTATTTTTTGATCCTGAAGACATAACAAACTTAGAGTGA
- a CDS encoding aspartyl-phosphate phosphatase Spo0E family protein produces MNNDSLKTKLLETINIKRKEMIETANKEGYTSELAVQCSQDLDLLLNEYQQMLIEEKKPKVAPFHDLVHSMKLFTYADRYSY; encoded by the coding sequence ATGAATAATGATTCTTTAAAAACAAAGCTTCTTGAAACAATTAATATTAAAAGGAAAGAAATGATTGAAACGGCTAATAAAGAAGGATATACAAGTGAATTGGCTGTTCAATGTAGTCAAGATTTGGACTTGCTTTTAAACGAATATCAACAGATGTTAATAGAAGAGAAAAAACCTAAAGTTGCCCCTTTTCATGATTTAGTTCATTCAATGAAGTTATTTACGTATGCAGACAGATATTCTTATTGA
- a CDS encoding ZIP family metal transporter — translation MSDVLLGSVLSALSTGLGALPILFLQRTITHRWRDILLAFTAGIMMTAAMLGLIPESLNYGGILEVSIGLFLGVLTLTSLERAIPHIDLEHTKSGIKFDEKAMLIIAAITLHNIPEGLSVGVSYASSVSETGNLIAFAIGLQNAPEGFLVALFLINQNINRGKAFLIATATGAVEIVASLLGFYLTSFVAFLVPYGLAFAAGAMLFIIYKELIPESHGDGNEQFATYSFIVGILCMVILINSF, via the coding sequence ATGTCAGATGTTTTATTGGGAAGTGTATTATCTGCCTTATCTACAGGATTAGGTGCATTACCTATCTTATTTCTTCAGAGAACGATTACGCATCGTTGGAGAGATATATTATTAGCCTTTACAGCCGGTATTATGATGACTGCTGCCATGTTAGGTTTAATTCCGGAGTCTTTAAATTATGGGGGAATATTGGAGGTATCCATTGGTTTATTCCTTGGGGTACTTACTTTAACTTCACTCGAAAGAGCCATTCCTCATATAGATTTGGAACATACCAAGAGTGGAATTAAATTTGATGAAAAAGCTATGCTTATTATTGCAGCAATCACCTTGCATAATATTCCAGAAGGATTATCAGTTGGTGTTAGCTATGCTTCATCTGTTAGTGAGACTGGAAATTTAATTGCCTTTGCGATCGGTCTCCAAAATGCACCAGAAGGATTTTTAGTTGCTCTTTTCTTAATAAATCAAAACATAAATCGTGGTAAAGCATTCTTAATTGCCACAGCAACTGGTGCGGTGGAAATAGTAGCATCATTACTTGGCTTTTATTTAACAAGCTTTGTCGCCTTTCTTGTACCATATGGTTTAGCTTTTGCAGCAGGTGCGATGCTTTTTATCATCTACAAAGAGCTAATTCCGGAATCTCATGGAGATGGCAATGAACAATTTGCGACATACTCCTTTATTGTCGGCATTCTTTGCATGGTGATCCTTATTAATAGTTTTTAA
- a CDS encoding MarR family winged helix-turn-helix transcriptional regulator, with the protein MEKTKGIEESLKFFIVLSRAHRAFNDVVNKHISTFKLNPTEFAVLELLYHKGDQPLQQIGGKILLASGSITYVVDKLEQKGLLMRKACPNDRRVTHAQITDKGKELIEEIFPPHQEKIDEIVNVLSHEEKALVTELLKKVGYHANDLLKNEKH; encoded by the coding sequence TTGGAAAAAACAAAGGGAATAGAAGAGTCTTTAAAGTTTTTCATTGTGCTTTCACGTGCCCATAGAGCATTTAACGATGTCGTTAATAAACATATATCAACATTTAAATTAAACCCTACTGAATTTGCTGTTTTAGAGCTTTTATACCACAAGGGAGATCAGCCTTTGCAGCAAATCGGTGGGAAAATTCTTTTGGCAAGTGGGAGTATCACATATGTAGTAGATAAGTTAGAGCAAAAGGGACTACTTATGAGAAAGGCATGTCCTAACGACCGAAGAGTGACACATGCTCAAATAACAGATAAGGGAAAAGAACTGATTGAAGAGATATTTCCGCCTCATCAAGAAAAAATTGATGAAATTGTAAACGTCTTATCCCATGAAGAAAAGGCATTAGTCACAGAACTTCTTAAAAAAGTTGGTTATCATGCTAATGATTTATTGAAAAATGAAAAGCATTAA